In Solanum lycopersicum chromosome 5, SLM_r2.1, the following are encoded in one genomic region:
- the LOC101253789 gene encoding ribonuclease 3-like protein 3, with amino-acid sequence MDLQLVESENRDLNKVTLEWKKFVEEVQDAVGYEFKNVNLLYQAFTHPSFHREDKYESYERLEYVGDSVLNMLIAKFHYFLHPDLAPGQLTRLRAANVDTEKLARVAIRYDFHKYLRHKKPLFKSQVEEFKDAMLEYPLHSTGLIDPPKVLADVVESLIGAIYIDCNFSMDITWQVVENLLQPMITPENLETHPVTKFYEVCQRNGWSVKLIDTWEKTGEIEVFAGEFAGKGKFSGKKLIALNRAAHNAYCEIVKNLKTTCNDYNF; translated from the exons ATGGATTTACAACTTGTTGAAAGCGAAAATCGAGATCTAAATAAGGTAACTCTTGAATGGAAAAAGTTTGTGGAAGAAGTACAAGACGCGGTAGGATACGAATTCAAGAATGTTAATTTGTTATATCAAGCTTTTACTCATCCTTCGTTTCATCGAGAAGATAAGTATGAATCATATGAAAGGCTTGAATACGTAGGTGACTCCGTGTTAAATATGTTGATAGCAAAGTTCCATTATTTTCTACATCCTGATTTGGCGCCGGGACAGTTGACGCGGCTGCGAGCGGCTAACGTGGATACCGAAAAACTTGCTAGGGTAGCCATCAGATATGATTTTCATAAGTATTTACGGCACAAGAAACCTCTATTTAAAAGTCAA GTAGAAGAATTCAAAGATGCAATGCTTGAGTACCCATTACATTCAACAGGACTTATTGATCCCCCAAAGGTGCTGGCTGATGTTGTGGAATCCCTCATTGGTGCCATTTATATTGACTGCAATTTCTCCATGGACATAACTTGGCAG GTGGTAGAAAATTTGTTGCAACCTATGATTACTCCAGAAAATCTAGAGACTCATCCAGTTACAAAATTCTATGAGGTTTGCCAAAGAAATGGATGGAGTGTTAAACTTATCGATACATGGGAAAAAACAGgagaaattgaagtttttgCTGGTGAATTTGCAGGCAAGGGAAAATTTAGTGGCAAGAAATTAATTGCTCTAAATAGGGCTGCACATAATGCATATTGTGAAATTGTCAAAAACTTAAAAACTACTTGtaatgattataatttttaa